A window of Chaetodon trifascialis isolate fChaTrf1 chromosome 3, fChaTrf1.hap1, whole genome shotgun sequence genomic DNA:
CTCAACACTGGCATGGTGCCCACACTGGTGTGAAAGGACAAAACAGGCACCTGAAAGCTGTGTACATTAGGAATCGGctcactcgctcgctcgcttGCCACTTATTTGTGTGAATTTGTACATATGTGTTTCTACACTGGGTGTCTTGTGAATGaggttttctgtttatttccacTGTATTTTAGGGGGAAGCACCAATTCTAGTGCTTGTTTGAAGTCATGTAAAGGACTTTGTcagctgtaaatacaaacacaaatatctAATGTGACTGCCGTACCTAAGTCTTAGTCCCTCTGTTATTCATAATGTGAAATTCGACTTTGGttctgttttgaatttgcaaaCTTGATTTTACCATATTGAAACTCtacagagaaaataataaaacgtgtgtgtgactgattCTGCTTGGAGTCATGAGGGCGTCTGTTTTCTGATGTCATTTGAATTCTCACTTCATCCGTTCGGCTCAGTGAACTGACCACAGTGAAGCCTCCTGAGTGGTGTTATTGTACTCCCCTGCTCAGGTATACTGGCCTCTTTGTGCAGGCACAGCTCCACTTTGACAGTGTAATTGTGCATGTATGCAAATTCTCCATTCTGCAGAAGAGACAAACATTCAACTGAAGTGCAACACTTATGCCACGGTTATACATTTAGACCAGCGCTGCCAGTTGATGAGCAACTGGGCTTCacgttcaaacacacacacacacacacacacacacacacacacacacacacacacacacacacacacacacacacacacacacacacacagactaaccTCTCCATCTTTAGTTTTATCCCCTTTTCACTCACATATTTAGTCAACAAAGAATGACTATCAGCATCCATCCAGCTTTCCTGGCACACATCTCTGATCTCTATATGATGCTCTGCGTATCAGGCATTGTTTGAGTGTGTCGTCTGGCTGAATCTTGCCACTCCAGTGGCACTTGTTGAGATATCATAGCTTTTTATATTGCTGATTTAGAGTAAGCATTTGTTATTATTCATCACTGTATGCTCATAAGGGGGGATTTTTTCATGCATAGAATTTCCACTCATGCATGAATGCAAAGGTCAGAGGATACAAAGAACTTGCTTAGTAATGATAAGAAATATGTAGACTGAGTCAGAACTCTGAAAGCCTTGAGGTGAACTGTGTTTATGTCATTGTTCTGACTGCTACAGACAATGCACAGTGCTGGAAGATGTATGCACATTCTGTGCTGAAGAAGCAATACTGCCACCATTTTTAACACCAAGTGTCTGTTATGAAGCAGAGCAGCCCCCTCTGAGTTTATATTATACAGCATGTTACATCAAAGGTTCATTCGTAATGACGCTTCAATGTGggaagcattttaatgttgtggctggTCAGCTATTCTTTTCAGCCAATAATATGATGCGTTGgaaaaatcttaatctgaaaagtaaccaaatatgcatacatacatacatacatacatacatacatacatacatacatacatacatacatacatacatacatacatacatacatacatacatacatacatacgatgtgtgtgtgtgtgtgtgtgtgtgtgtgtgtgtgtgtgtgtgtgtgtgtgtgtgtgtgtgtgtgtgtgtattttggagtaaaaagtacaacatcTATGCATGTATGTTTTACTTTATCACACAATTCCTGTGTAGATGACAGTGCTGCTTTCGTTGTGTCGagctgacatttcattttcatacacGCTGGGCTGCTCTGATTGTTTATATCCCACTCAATGAACCAGAGATAACTGTTTCATGATGGTCAAACTTGCCACCATGTCTCAGTATCTGATGAGATTAGACCGTATATGGAAATTACCGTCAAATGACAAGTGAAAATCcttaaatgcaaaaaaaaacccattaaaTTTGTTGCCGCGTCCTCAGTTATGACATGCAGTCGTGCAGTGGTATGCATGAATGTGAAGTGCAGTTTCTCTATGCTGAGCAGCAGGGTTGGGGTTGCTCACTGCGACTGCGAGATGACTGATATGTTATCACTGAGGCCACAGACCCCAAACCATCCACCTGCTGCTGGCACCGCCACTCTCACACTCCCTGTCAGTTATTTAGTGAGGGGCACCATGTGCACTTTAGGACATGACACCAGAAAGAGTTATGACAAACAAATATATCATCGGTGTCATCCACTGGTGTCATCTGAAGGCGCTGCTGTCGGTAGATGAGCTGCGACTGTTACTCAAAGAGTTCACTCACAGTTTTAAAATCAATGTCACCTTTGGATCACATGAATCCTGTCAGGTTTCATAATCTGATGACATACACTGAACGCTTCACTTGAGACAAATCTATAAATGATCACACACAATGCTCTGTGGGTTTTCACAACACATTTGTGCTCGCTTCACTGCAGACTTGAGGGAGAAATAAGACCTACATTTATGCATTTGGGTTCAGCTTAGTGAGCACAGCCCTGTTAACATCTGGGCAGGCATGCCACCCACTCATGACACTGCATAATACACTAACCCCCTGAGTGTTTGGGGATAAACCAACTCTGAGGCAGAAATGTTGATTATAACAATGTTACCCAAGTTACTTATCAAACCACGTCaaacaaaaccattaaaacAGTTGATTCTTAACTTAATTTCACTGACAGTCAACAATTGTTTTGCCTAACTTGCCTGATTGGCCCTGGACCTTGATAATTAGAGTACACGCATGCAGTGACGGTGGCCTGTGAAGTAACAGAGTGAGACAAGTCGTTTAATAGTTGAATCCATTTACCGCATTTACACAAAGTTTATCTCGAATCACTCAACAGCAGATAAACCTTCAAAATCCACAGCTTCCCTGCTCAAGATCAGTGGCAGTAAAACAAACACGAGACAAATAATcaagtgggggaaaaaaaaaaaaaaacattaaaaagtgagATGATTTGTCAAGCACATCCGTAATTTATACTCTTTTCCTTAACTGTCTCTATCTGCTGTTTATCTGCTGCAGCCGCCAGCTCTGCTCTGGGGAAATGGCAGCAAATGTCGGGGATAGATTAGCAACCACAGGCCTGCTCATGAAGCCATCCGTTAGCCTTCTCTGTCCTGCTcgtttgctgtttgtctcttttcccATTCAGCCTGCTTTATCCTGCAGAGTTGCATAATGTCATTAGTTGTGGTATAAACTAATAAAACAGGGAAGTTAAGTGACGTATCATTGACAGTCAGGGAGACTCTTTAAAATTCATGCTTTTGATTCAGTGTAATCCTTCCTGAAGGAAGAAACAGATGCTTTCAACAGAACACATCAACACTACACTGTCACATCCACAGCAAGAAATAACAAACTAAATGCAGCAACCACATCTTGATGTGCTACATATTTGCTTTTTGAAAGCTGCGGTATGGGAGCGCCCCCAAAAGGCAGgaataaaacactgcagctccagTTTCCCCCCCAACTGCCACAGGATGTAAAGGCCTGAACACTGCAGCTTAGAGATAACACacatttatgtgtatgtgtgtagttCATATTGTCATGTGTATTGCTGATGCAAATTATGGTAGAGCTGAACTGAATGTGAATTGGAGAGTGCTTTACACTTTGGACTACGACaccaggaggatgaggatgaggatgaaatAAAATACTTCTTGTAAACTGAGATTCTGCATGTTTAGAAATATTTAGGGTATAACTTCTTGTACAGCCTCAATAATAACATGGATGTATGTAAATAGAAAGAATATGATGCATATAAGTGGGGCTCATCtggataaatacatttttaatgcattccATCATatgcaatattttttaaattgtatttattgtCCTTTTGTACAAATATAGTAATTTAATACAGTACATGGAAACCtctgcacacaaatacacacacacacatgcactgagtACAGACAAAGTATAAGGACAGTAATAACGTAACATACcgtaaaataaagaaaaaagaagaaaacaatgtaacaacaaaaaaaaaaggctgaagcACATTTATATGGAGTACAAACTGGatcacaaacaacaaataacaacaaataaaatgtgacacaatTATTTCCAGACCTCTCTTCTGTTGTTCGAAGTCGTCTATTATTTTTAAGGAGTCATATATTCTGCCAAGAGGACATTCAATACAGATTTTACATATGAGGAATGATGCATTAGAAAATCTACTGCTGAAGGCAAATTAGGTTAAAGGCTTTAGAACTGTGTGTAAAAGCATTCATCTCCAATTCCTGATGTGTGAGCTCAGTCAGTAGTGATCGTGACATTTCCTGATGGAGATGACTTCAGGGTGAGGGATGCTTCACAACTCTGTTCCTTCTCTTTATTTACTTGGTGTAAGAGATCTTAACTCTTGTCACAGACTTTGATATAATCGAAGGTCAATCAAAAGGTTGCCATGGTTGAGAATTTAATTTTCTCTAGTTGCAGGTGTTTCATTACATCCTTCATTAGATTTGAAGGTGTCGGTGCACTTCTCCGTTTCCAGCTGAGTAACATCAGACGGACAAATGATACCATGCTGTTCCTATCATGTGCAATATTGTAATGTCTCCCTGCGTTCATGTAATAActatttgaatttttttttatataactAAGATcttttctgtgtatttaatgtatttattgatATCATCTTATGGGTATATACTGTGTATGGGCTTAGCAAccagtttttctgcatttcgACCTGATGTAGATTCAAACATCGCCTCTGCTGGGGTTTGGAGTCGGTGTGCAGGGGCTGCTCTTTTCATCTATGCTGAATCTCACAAACGATTCACAGCACTGCATCTGCTTCAATTCAAGCACGTGAAACctaaaaaagacaattcagtCTCACAAATGTCTTTTCTAGCCTGAAAATCAACCTGAATGGTCATTTAGTTTTCCTTTATTCTGCGACTTTGAATTCAGATGTCTTGAACCAGATAAGTACTTTTCTTTATGTGATAAATAAATCATTATAACAGGAACGTATGACAGTGCTGTAAGTCCGATGGGAGATACGTTGCCAAAGACTCAGAGTTCTGCAGATGTGTACTTTTCACTGGCTGTTTACGACCATCTAAAGGagcaagaaaataaagacacacGAAAAACATAAATAGATTTATTTTTTGAAGCATGCCTAAAACTCCAGTACAGCCAACAGAATGAGCTGAGCATCACACAGTGAAAAGGAAATATAACTTAAAttctctgtcagctgtcagtttgCAAGTAGTAAAAATTGGTCCTTGGATAATGTAcaaaggcaaaaataaaaataggcAGTCTCATCAAACCAGCTGAATCTGTTTCACTGTCTCTTAGCTTATCGGGTTCATTGAAAGCACTTCCAGTCTGGACAAGAACACCCTTTGACAACTGAaaatctctgctgtgtgttaaaaaaataaaagacgcAGGACGAAGCGGGGTGAGAGGTATAACAGCTCACCAAGCTACATATTATGGATGCTTCCACAAACTGCTTTAGCCAATCCACATTCTGTCAGTGCAAAAGCAGACTGGGCTTTTTGTAAACATCaactattttcattttgttggcATTACACAGGGCGTGCCGCGGTGAAAGAGATGCACCACCTTCACTGTTTCTTAGCGATGAGAACACCGACCATAACTCCCATTAGCAGCGCCACTCCAACTAGCAGCCATCTACTCAGAGTCTCCCGAGATCTCCTCGCCTCTGCAGCGGCGTCTCGCCCAAAAACCTCAGCGAAGCAGTCCTGgaaccacaaacacatttagACAAAAAGAACTAATAAGGAGATGAATTTTGTAACAcgctttctttgtgtttcttaaTGTTTTGCATGTACCTTTGGTGTCATGCACAGGTTAGTTTACTATCTttaaatatgtatgtatatacagtagAACAGTATCTATGTATACGCttgtatgtactgtgtgtgtatattttttatCCTTGAttctgagattttttttgttatctaaGGTACAGTTTAAGGAAAAACTGGTTTGTGGTGCAGCAAAAAAAGGTAGCTAACAAAAAAGTCTCATATTTTTGAAACCCTACGATGCAGTGaattaaatcactgaaatgCCTAATAAGTCTAAAAAAAAGTTGTAAGAAATAATCTCATCAAGCGTAATTATACGAATCACACCATGCTGCAGTAGTTTGAGATGTTATGTTGACATTTCGACCTGTTTCACTGAGTCGCCGGCAGTTTTCTTGAAGCCACCTGAGAAAATCAAGCTACAAACTGTTCACAGTCAATCTTCAAGGCAGTGAGTGTTTGATACTCAAAAAAGCAGGTTAGTTCTGATACCAATAACAGTATCAGAAAGACCTCTGAGTCGGCCTAAAATGTTGGATCGGCTATCGGCACATCATGTTACACCAGTCTATGCGTCAATCAGACATCATGTTATTTATTAGCCCTGAAACAGGACCCAGCAGAGTCCTACACACCTGTATCAACAGAAAATATCCATAAATGGCAAGTGACTCGTTTACCTTCAAGCACATCTGCtatttgaattttaaaatgtctttcattTTACTAAACTGTGGTTgcagtttttaaaggaaatATCATGTTTTCCCAAatgtattcatgttttacaaagGGTTTAACCTGAGTAAGGCCGTACAACAGTGAGAGCAGTCACATCGCATCCCGACAGGGTTAGCAGCAAACAGCCATACAAGAAAAACTAAagaatgtttatttttcagcatcGTATCAACACGTCCGTTGTCACGGCACCATGAGTAAAGCTGCATGTTGAGTTCACCCCCTGCCCACTCACCCATCCTCCCTGGCTCTGGATCCAAGGACTGATGTGCTCGTCCAGGTACATGGTCATCCAGTCTGCGATGCGGGAAACCAGCTCGCTCGTATCCTTCTCGACGCATTCCACACACAGCACGCCGCCAAAGGCAAACAGGCCCACTATACGCCCCCAGTTGACTCCATCCTTGAACACCTCGTCCATCACACTCTTGAAGCTGTGGTAGGCCGTGTCAGGGGTGATATCAAGCTGCGAGGAGAGGTCACTAAACGCTTGCTTGAAGAGCAGCTCAAACTCATCTGCCGAGTCCCGAAGAGCTGCTTTAACAGCCTCTATGTCAGCACCTGAGCACGGAGACGTCCCCGGCTGACCGCCTCCATTCCTGCCGGTGATCAGCGAGCCGTTCCTGGCAGCAGAGGTGGCCTTGTCTCCCTCAGTCCTTCCACCAGCATCCTGAGGCCTCAGCAGGGAGGTCGGATAGTTCCTCTGAGATAACTTGTAGCTTATAAAGAACTCCACGAGCTCTCTGTTACTGTATGCCATTGTTTCCGCTCTGTGAACCTCCAACACACAGCCAGCCTACACAGCCCCCCTGATTTCTCCTGCCATTCCTCTCAGTGTGTCAGCCGTCACCGCAGagcttctcctccttcagctgcagctagcAAGAGATGAGAAGAGCACACgctgatgaggaagagagacattCATTCCTGTCAGCAAACACTGGTTTAGTATCCAGTGTTTTCCATTCACTACTGTACAAGACGAAAATCTAACAGGAGACTCTTGAAACTTGCCTAATTGTGTGATCCACACAGTATAAATCAAGTCTGCAGTCATTATTATCATGGATAGTAGTTTAATTGGAGATTGATTGGTAATGCATTAGCACACAGTGATTGAGTGTAAAATGTTCACTGCATGTTTCAGCAATCTGCTCTTGGGTTTATGTTTTTGTACAGAAAGATTTGGAAGATAATGGCCAACTGGGAAGGTAAGAACCAAAAATCTCAAACTGTGGCAAACATTTGGAAATAAACGTGTGCTAATCAACGTTAGCTAAACAGCAGCCTTGCAAGCTCAGCATTGTGAAAGGCAGTAAAAGGAGAAGTCATTGCGATGTAtagaaatacaaatatatgCGTCGAGATGCCAGCCTGCCACCGCTGACAGCTCTGCCTACCGCGTACATACAGGCGGTTTTAGCTTCAGGTGCTAACTAGCTGTTTATAAACAGTCATGGGAGACGCATCAAACACAGCTACAAACTCCAGCCGCGGGACTAAACGAGGTAATCAGGAGTTCTACTCACAGCCGGTGGTTGTTTTCCCTCAGTGAGCCAAACTATGAAGTTACTAAAAGGTGGAGTTGTGAATTCAGACACAATATGGACATTTTTACAGCTGTAAACCCTGTGGCCTGAACAGTGATGCACGCTGGCGGTTGGCCAATTCCGCTACTGTACCAGCAAGAAGTCCCGCCTCCTGCGGCCGCTGCACCAATCGACGTCAGAGACACACCGGAAACCAAGGGGCCcgtgaaatgaaagcaaattcATTGGAAAAGCTCGTCCGTTTGTTCTGGTGAATTTCATATCCAAACCCGCTGTCAGCGTTTCAGTTTCGTACTGTAACAGAACGCACCACAATTAAAGAGGTGACGTACGAAGTTTCAAATGAACGGCAGTTTACTTAAAGTGGCCCTGAAGCTTGTAAAAagtttacagtattttttaCTGTTGATGTGCTGCTTACATAAAAACTGAATACAAGCACGTCTAATTGAAGTATAAATGAACACGGTGGCTCAGTGTGAACATGTGGTGATTTCAATGATGTATGAAATGAGACACCTTCATATCACTTTACTGCTCTATCTGACATTTAAAGCTCCTTTGTGTTCTGTGCTTAATGTTCAAAATGGCATTTCCATTCGACTGGACACGGCAGCTAATTGTCACAGTGGTTGGTGTAGGAAAGAActtaatatgtttttattaaaacatttattaaaacGTCTACATGAGCAATTACCAATACCCTACACTTTCTAAATGTGAAATGACAATATAATACAGCTTGTCACAGTTGAGAAAGCAAAAATATGGAAGTTGGGAAGGTGGCGTAATTGTTTGAGAAATCCTGTGGCGGTTAAAAAGTGAATAACACAGAATGTATGTGGAACCTAACAAAAGGACAATGGCTAAAATATATACAATGTCACTTACATATGCCATATACTTAAGCACTATAATGTAACTTTTTCCCTCCTTTCCAACGCTGATAACACCTCTAATTGAAGATTTTTATTGACCCATGCCATTTGACCAAATATTTGCAATTTGTAACTGTTGTAGATTTTCTTCATCTTAATTTATACACTACAACTGAACTGTTACTCAACCCAAGGCACACTGCTAAGCAGGGACACTAACAGAAGGTCATCCAAGCATTTGCTTTCCCATCTTGCAAAGAGCTCTCCTTGTCTGCAGAGGGCTCGACAGCGTTCACAGGTTCAGTCTCTCCTGTCGGGTTTGCTGGCTCCTGGGATTTCACATGCTCGTGTTGGTTCATGGCAACGTTTCCGTTCTCGGTCGGTCTGTCCTCCGTTTCCGGTTCGCTGTCTGAGTCGATGGAAATGGTCTCTGTGCATGTGCTGAGTTTTAAGGTACAGTTCAGTGTCTCACACTGCCTGTTTTGGTCCGTGCTTGGAGTACCAGACTTGAGGCCTCCAGACCTCCCCACTGAGATGCCATCGAGCTTGCTCTCCTCAAATATCATGTCATGCTTCACTTTCTTGACAGCGTGCATGTCGAAGCCGAGCAGCACAGACAACTTCTTGGTTTCACATTGTCTCTCACACATCCTTCGCTTGGTTGCAAAGTGGCTCGAAATGTCAGATTTCCACAGCCAGAGACTTGCAGAcagcttctcctcttcctgaGGAGAAAGGTACGGTCGCCGGTTGAAGTAAGCCGTCAGGAAATCTTTCCTGGCCTCGTACGTCTTGTGCTCATAGCTTCTGGGATCCAGAGCAAGGCCATCAGTTTCAGACTGATGTCCGACAGTTGTGGAGGAAAGCTTTGACTCCTTGCTTAGTTTTATCTTCTTGGGGTTGGACATGGCCTGCATTGGTGGCTGCCTCTTCAGGAAGCCGGCACCCGATGAGTTGAGAGTCAAGGCCGACTTGAAGTTTTGGCTTGTCTGGGTCCTTCCAAC
This region includes:
- the LOC139329526 gene encoding bcl-2-like protein 1 → MAYSNRELVEFFISYKLSQRNYPTSLLRPQDAGGRTEGDKATSAARNGSLITGRNGGGQPGTSPCSGADIEAVKAALRDSADEFELLFKQAFSDLSSQLDITPDTAYHSFKSVMDEVFKDGVNWGRIVGLFAFGGVLCVECVEKDTSELVSRIADWMTMYLDEHISPWIQSQGGWDCFAEVFGRDAAAEARRSRETLSRWLLVGVALLMGVMVGVLIAKKQ